gttttgtcagctgttatgtgggcttgtcgccaaatgtgttatttctgtgattatcacctgtttgtatctCTGTTATATACTAGCTCCCTCATTATatgaaaaggaatggtaatattgataattggacagtggacagtaatatgacttgtatttgttgatttatattggtgatattgttgagactgatatcatgcatggcatactttccatattattgttgtgatgattggtaaGGTGAATGATTGAGAGACTCCAAGGTTTTTGCCGGAgatggagagtgacagagagactccgaggtcattgccggagattgagagtgactaatagcctctgaggtttctgccggagatcacgagtggtacatggacttcgcgggtcccccatgggtcatggctttgaggcactgcccttagcatgtgtgtacgagagtggagtgggAGAGGTGACTGttgttgcattgcattcattcattCATGCATTTGACTGATCATCTGGTGAACTATATCTGTCCTGGTTGattttacactttacttgtatatgatacgtgaccatacttGTTTGCTCTATAtgctacttgttggtttcaacttcttcatgcgttatctaatcattgtcggcctatgatgcttaccggtacaagtgttgtgctgatactactcttgctgcacttttgttgagtgcagagtacgatccaggttccagttctacaccccgtggctgatacgcgagggtgacaactttcagtcattcagggtgagctacttggtcatccgtggcccctgaaggacctcctctatttatttctgtttttgtatccgacagacaatatgtagccttcggttattttcagacttatattccgtattatgttagcgctcttgtaccctttgaccagattttggggttgtcgtgacatttctagttatgataagtatttaagacttgataacttattcttatttaattttctgcttatttaacttgttattagtaatgtggttcgcctactcggagggatagtgtaggtgccaccacgactcgcgaattgggtcgtgacaatttataATGTCTGTCATGAAGTTATGAATAACCATCTTATGATTTGGTTAATGATAGTACCATGCTAGAAAACATTTTCGTCAACAAAGTTTCATCTCTTCTTGAGATATTAATAAGAGTTAACCGTTTAGGTATAACATAATTAATTGAAGgaataaaaaaattgaaacaacCTGCTCATCAAATACATTATAGGCTAAGCAAGAATTTCAGAAGGATATGCTGCATGAGTGGGCTTTCCCATCTTCTTGGAGCCGTATTGTAGTCTTGTTTTGTTCTTGGTCTTTTTTTTCCCCTCCTTTTCCCATTAATTCCTTTTAGCATGGCCACACACGTAAAATGTAGTTGTGGTTGTTATTTCCACATAGTTCACCACTATATAACGGAAAAATTAAAGTAGAAACGGATTATGCCGCCCTGTTTATGGTAGGAAATTAAGCCTGCCAATATTAATTACTTGCATATTTTTAAAAAAGCTTTTATTTAATCATTTATTTTAATCTCGTTCTGTTTAAAGTTTAAAAAGGGAATAGAAAACAAAGGATCTAGCAGTTAGGGATATTGTACCAAAAAGAGAAGCTATGGATTGTATTTTGGAAGAGAAAGATTCATTGATACGATAGAATTTAGCTATAAATAGAATAGAATCAAAAGATAAAGACGTACAAACTTAGGCACACACAATCAGAGCTTTGCCCCCTGGCTAAATTATAATTCATGACGACCTATGACTAATATTTTTAAGTACATAACATGACCAATAACATTACTTAGATAATTATATCATTTACTTAAACAAGCCAATGTCATAATTTAATTAGAGTTCAACGGAGGCCTCTATGGTTCCCTTTGGCTTCATCTTCTCTTCATTAATAATCACACTGATTTGAGGCACATTAATTTCATTCAGCTCAGTAACCATTGGAATTATTTCTGAACAAACCATAGTACTCAACTTCACAACATCAATAATCTGCTCTTTTAATAATTCCTCAGGAAGCTTATGCTCTTCAACAACTGTTTCTGTGTTTTCCAAATTTTCGGACAATTTTACTTCTTCAGTGACCTTTTTTGCGTTCTTGTAAATCAAGTAAAGCACCATTTGAATCACTCCAAGGGTGAATCCCAGCACATTTGGTatctattttcaaaataaaaaagaagtCATTAAGAcatatttttttcaattttttttaaatgtatcaTATTTTAAACTTACAGCAATATTGTAGTCTTTGCGCAGTAAACCATAGAAGAACCACATAACGGCACTTAATGTCAGAAAAAATGATAGGAGGAATGGCATGTACTCCACACTTTTGGTCTTTATAACTTGTCGCTGCattcaaaacaaaaacaatattcatatagatGCTAACAAACGAAAAATAAAAATTCCCATGAAATAGTTAAGGTACGTGTGAGTCGGCTCAAATACTTACAAGAACACCCAAAGGTGCAACGAAGACACACAAGGAAAAAATAAGGCAAATCCATCCGACAATTTGAGCACGATTGGATCCGTTTGCAAGAAATTGAGTTAGCAAAATGATTACGCCCAGCCCAAAGAAGTTCAGCAAAAGAAGCAGCTTCACTGTGTCCATCTATCGCACACAAAAGATAAAGAAAAGGGTTCAATGGTTAACAAAATAACATTTGAACATACGATATCTACGGAAAATAAAGAACTAATTAAAAGAATTATATATATGTTGGAGTGTACCTTGGCTTTTTTTGTTGCATAAAAGAGGAAGAAGCAGATGTAGAAAGATTGAATGCAACAGCCAACAGAGTTAATGGTAATGAGAAGAGTGGTATCAGGTTTGAGAAATGCATAGTAAATCCAAAGCATGGCACTGAATAAGCCAACCACGTAAGGAACTGATTGGAACCCTTCCGTTGATTTCTTCTTGTAAATTTTATAAAACGTTGGCCTGCAATGAAATTTTTTCATTATAACATTCTGCTTATTTAGATTCATAacgttattcttttttttttcctctgaaAAACAAGCATCGTAGCATGGCTCAAGGAACTTACACTGGTGCAAGGTAGACCATGAAGGAGACAATGTTGCCTATAATGTGTCAAAAATAAATTCAAGCTTAGTGTGAGGTATTAGAATGAGGATAACAAATCAAAACCAAGAATGAATATTGTCTAGACAAGGTTCATGAAATGTGTTTCAATACGAATGTTTCTAAGTTGAAAAGATAATTAACGAGGGATGATATCCATTAAAGAAACCAGTGAAGTCGGCGTGATAGCACTAAAAgagtaaataaaagaaaaaagaaacaatgTAGTAAGTAATTTATAACAACATAATGCCTTTGTAAGGAGGATCACTAAATCTTATAGTCTAGTGGTATCGATGTAAATCTTCCATACAATAAGTGTGCCCCTTCCTCTCTCTTTAATTTCcttatgaaagaaaaaaaaagtttgtagGAAATTTTAGGCTATGTAGAGGGTTGATACGTAATATTTTGAAAATGACGGAAGTGGAAAAAAGAATAGTTGGTTGGGGTGGGTGGGGGGGAGGCGGGAAGGGGAGGGATTGACATGCTAGTTCCATACAATGCATCGCAAACTCTTGTATTTTGTGAGGGTGGAGTTTCATGAATAAAATGAGAAAATGATGACAAGTAAACAAACATATTGTTTTCTTTTTTACCTAGGAGGCCAAATATAAAAGTCAAGTGAATCATCTCTTCTAAACACAACAAATAAACAAATTTCTCTAACTCTTCTTGGTTAGTGAAATAACTCTTTGTGTGTAGCTTACAAGCACATTTTGAACAATGAGAGAATGAGCCATTTATATAGAGGACTTGAGCATTGTAAAAAGCCTAGATTCAAAGGCCTAAGGTCTATCAACCATAACAAtcgttttcacttttttttattatcCTTTACAGTTGTTCAAAGGCACAGTATTTTTCACAAATCCAAATTGCTTTCCTTGCCCTAATGCTCCATTTAACCTTATTTAGTTATTTTCTGCCTTGGCCAGAACCCCTGACCAGCGCATGTAATTTCTATAACGGCAAATCCCCAAAGCCAAAATGGGCCCCATATTTTCCTTTCTGATGTGTCTACCACCAATCCAATTGGGCTTAAGGTTTACAACTCAGACTCTTACAGTTTTGGTAGGGTTTGATACCTATAAGTTAAAAGCATAGCCATGACCTTATTCAGCAAATTAAAAAGTGATGACCAATTGTGTATTGCCATGTCAGCACCAATAATACATGTGGAGGAATCAATTCACCAAGTGGATCactataatattattttttatttaaacttaTAATGTACCACCAGGCTCAATATATTTGATGAGTTTCTTCAGTTTCCTTGTTGGGTTACATTTGAATCTTGTTATGGATCATGAGCCTTCTTTTCTCATAAAGAGATTGA
The nucleotide sequence above comes from Lycium barbarum isolate Lr01 chromosome 3, ASM1917538v2, whole genome shotgun sequence. Encoded proteins:
- the LOC132632297 gene encoding bidirectional sugar transporter SWEET10-like; translation: MIHLTFIFGLLGNIVSFMVYLAPVPTFYKIYKKKSTEGFQSVPYVVGLFSAMLWIYYAFLKPDTTLLITINSVGCCIQSFYICFFLFYATKKAKMDTVKLLLLLNFFGLGVIILLTQFLANGSNRAQIVGWICLIFSLCVFVAPLGVLRQVIKTKSVEYMPFLLSFFLTLSAVMWFFYGLLRKDYNIAIPNVLGFTLGVIQMVLYLIYKNAKKVTEEVKLSENLENTETVVEEHKLPEELLKEQIIDVVKLSTMVCSEIIPMVTELNEINVPQISVIINEEKMKPKGTIEASVEL